The stretch of DNA CACTTCGTCATCTTTCCTAATTCATCATTATATTGAGGAGCACCATATGGACAATTCCATTCGCAATATTTGCAGCCAACACATTTATCATGGTCAACTGTGACTACTCCATCTTCATCTCGCTTAGACATAGCTCCTGTTGGACATCCTTTTACACACCCTGGATCATCACAATGATTACATGAGATGGATAGATAATAGGATTGAACATTATTGATAAAAGTGCCATTGTTATTCACAGTAAATGTCCCATTTTCGAATGGGTAGACACGTCTGAAATTTATACCAACCTCATTATCATTTTTGTCTTTACAAGCAATTACACATGCTTTACAACCTATACAACGAGATTGATCTATATAGAAACCAAGCTGTATTGCCATGTTTTATCCCCTCCTTTTTATGCCTTTTCAACTTCAGCTAAATTAGTATGCTGTGGATTCCCTTTTGCTAACGGTGACGGTTCTTGCGTTGTAAGTGTGTTGATGGCTCCTCTTATATCCACACCATCTTTGTCAGATGTATGCCAAGCGCCTTGAGGGATGGCTATTACACCTGGAATAATCCGGTTTGTTACGACAACCGGAATCTTAACAATTCCCCTATCATTAAATACTTTGGCAAGATCTCCATTCTTTATGTTCCGCTTATTGGCATCAATTGGATTCATCCACATAATTTGTTTTCCGGCCTCTTCCATCCAAGGGTTATTATCCATTGTCGAGTGGCAACGCCTTTTGTAATGCCAACCGATTAATTGGAGTGGATATTTTTCTCTTAAGCTGCTTTCTGGGCCCTCGTTTACAGCAATGTGTTTTGGAATAGCTGGTATATCTTCATGTTTTTCCATATCCCATAGCTGCTTAGAGAAAATTTCTATCTTTCCTGATGGTGTTAGGAATGGGTTATTCGCAGGATCGTTAATTTGAGCTTCAAATCCAATTGTTGGTTTATCAAACTTCCATTTATGGATTCCTTGCTTTTTCATTTGCTCCCAAGTCGGGAAAGATGGATCTTGTTTACGTGTTTCCTCAACAACCCATTTTGCCCAATCCTCTTCCGTTTTTCCTTCCGTAAATTCCTTCTCAACGCCCATCTTTTTCGCTAACATTGTTAACCATTCATAATCAGACTTTGATTCATATAAGTTATCAATTACCTTTTGAGATAGAATAGCATAATCACCATATGTCCACGGTACGGCAACATCATACCGTTCAAAGAATGTATTCGATGGCAGAAGAATGTCAGCAAACTTCGCTGAAGGTGTCATAAAAATATCACTGACAACAATAAATTCAACCAAGTTTTCATCCTCTAGAATTTTCTTCGTTTTATTGATATCCCCATGTTGATTGATTAAAACATTGCTTGCCATATTGTAGATTAGTTTAATGTTATTAGGTAAAGTTGCACCTTCTTTTAACCCTTTCACACCATCCTCTGCTGACATTTCCGTTCCGCGTGTGACAGCATCTGTCCAAAGGA from Cytobacillus dafuensis encodes:
- a CDS encoding DMSO/selenate family reductase complex B subunit, with the translated sequence MAIQLGFYIDQSRCIGCKACVIACKDKNDNEVGINFRRVYPFENGTFTVNNNGTFINNVQSYYLSISCNHCDDPGCVKGCPTGAMSKRDEDGVVTVDHDKCVGCKYCEWNCPYGAPQYNDELGKMTKCNLCIDLLEKGDRPACEGACPVRAIEVGPIDDLRKKYGDVHEVKGMPSASITNPNIIITPHKHAN